A region of Bdellovibrionales bacterium DNA encodes the following proteins:
- a CDS encoding TolC family protein, which produces MNILVRILNSIIIPVVAIFLLEFVTISSFSEESSKTKQIFQRLPEGHLSLDFVLAKSLASSDSFKSIQAQKESIEASALESRAGLDTHAFVTTSYYKNDNDEASIFEPKSSRTYSLGVSKLFATGTKLGLEWGDSQSSLQSQNTFQNPNGSLAKFTFKQSLWRDSFGYLTRRNLESGVFTSQASLSMMKSSVENWALGLVNMYYGALLARSRLLSSKTNFESRKRLLEVTRAKLSRGTAERPDFLQVESALLQTKANFQQAANELQQTWRELAVSLKLDEKWIEIAAEEIPLSFDKPYESALLLCADKTIEASSLERSIEVQSWKNKLQASEALHRAAQNAYSPQLDLEGEIGGSGALGTASERAESSINGSNPTWKIGLKLELPLEWSLEKAQIQRRATQQIYDQAMYDMAQSNHRTSWVNSCLKLKVLLESKSDLEKANLILSERVLLEERRFQIGLTNTFNVILAGDDKSNSDLILNQTSVALNQTAWQILKLNGMIESHLNEVIRKYGNFELSEIP; this is translated from the coding sequence GTGAATATTTTAGTCAGAATTCTTAATTCAATTATCATTCCTGTTGTTGCTATTTTTCTTTTAGAATTCGTGACTATTTCCTCTTTTTCGGAGGAATCAAGTAAGACAAAGCAGATCTTTCAAAGACTTCCTGAAGGCCATCTGAGCCTCGACTTTGTACTGGCCAAGTCTTTGGCTAGTTCAGATAGTTTCAAGTCCATTCAAGCACAAAAGGAATCCATCGAGGCCAGTGCTCTTGAATCTCGAGCGGGACTTGATACTCATGCATTTGTTACGACCAGCTACTACAAGAATGACAACGATGAAGCCTCCATTTTTGAACCAAAATCTTCAAGAACTTATTCCCTCGGAGTTTCTAAGCTCTTTGCAACGGGAACAAAGCTGGGTCTAGAATGGGGAGACTCTCAGTCCTCACTTCAGAGTCAGAATACCTTCCAGAATCCGAATGGTTCATTGGCAAAATTTACTTTCAAACAGTCCCTATGGAGGGATTCTTTTGGGTATTTGACTCGGCGGAATTTAGAATCAGGCGTGTTTACGTCCCAGGCTAGCCTCAGTATGATGAAAAGCTCAGTCGAGAATTGGGCCCTAGGTCTAGTAAACATGTATTACGGTGCGCTCCTTGCGCGTTCAAGGCTTTTGAGTTCAAAAACGAATTTTGAAAGTAGAAAAAGGCTGCTCGAGGTCACTCGAGCAAAACTGAGCCGCGGGACGGCCGAGCGTCCCGATTTCCTCCAAGTTGAAAGTGCTTTGCTGCAAACAAAAGCAAATTTTCAACAGGCTGCCAATGAGCTGCAACAGACTTGGCGCGAACTCGCTGTCAGCTTGAAGCTAGACGAAAAATGGATTGAGATTGCGGCCGAAGAAATCCCCTTGTCCTTTGATAAACCATATGAATCGGCCTTACTGCTATGTGCCGACAAGACGATAGAGGCTTCATCTCTTGAGAGGTCTATTGAGGTCCAGAGTTGGAAGAATAAACTTCAGGCGAGCGAAGCACTTCACAGAGCAGCACAAAACGCTTATTCACCTCAGTTAGATTTGGAAGGCGAAATTGGCGGCTCTGGTGCACTGGGTACTGCATCAGAGAGGGCGGAGAGCTCAATTAACGGAAGCAATCCCACATGGAAGATCGGGCTAAAACTGGAGCTACCTTTGGAATGGAGCCTTGAAAAAGCGCAGATTCAAAGGCGTGCAACCCAGCAGATATACGATCAAGCGATGTATGACATGGCTCAATCAAATCATCGGACGAGCTGGGTGAATAGCTGTTTAAAATTGAAAGTTCTGCTCGAAAGCAAATCTGATCTAGAAAAGGCAAACTTAATCCTGTCAGAAAGAGTATTGCTCGAGGAGAGACGATTTCAGATAGGATTGACAAACACTTTTAATGTGATTTTGGCTGGCGATGATAAGTCAAATTCAGATCTCATCTTGAATCAGACATCTGTGGCTCTTAATCAAACGGCTTGGCAGATCCTCAAGTTGAACGGAATGATTGAGTCTCATTTAAATGAAGTCATCCGAAAATATGGTAATTTTGAATTGAGTGAGATTCCATAG
- a CDS encoding transposase has protein sequence MIYPPSASNTTRKVPSRWGTQNLVDKFSQQTRWPNSKLGAGVKYMQKHWKGLTAFLRTQGPIDNNILEQQLLPLLNRKTSSSLKVNTGPSWATFFSQL, from the coding sequence GTGATTTATCCCCCGAGCGCCTCCAATACCACCAGAAAAGTGCCCAGCCGATGGGGAACTCAAAACCTGGTTGACAAGTTTTCCCAACAAACTCGCTGGCCCAATTCAAAACTAGGAGCCGGCGTCAAATACATGCAGAAGCATTGGAAGGGGCTCACCGCATTTCTCCGCACCCAGGGCCCCATCGACAACAATATCCTCGAGCAACAGCTCCTACCCCTTCTAAACCGAAAAACTTCCTCTTCTTTAAAAGTGAATACGGGGCCTTCGTGGGCGACATTCTTCTCTCAGTTATAA
- a CDS encoding efflux RND transporter permease subunit: MVSTIFPGASPDEVERLITNPLEMELKEVEGIKKINSVSMASTSNIILQLDPDQTTDMEAKADIQDVIDRFKDLPSQSERPVVSSLDGGSYPIIQVSLTGPLTPIDLRKYAREIERDLESLPDVAKVTPTGMQDLEIHVETDLRKLSEYRISFEEVIGALKSQNVSVPAGSIVNSMGEEILIRTVGDYDTVESVERTVVRANDLAHPIRIKDLAQVGFKLKTNDRFFRTNGKDAINLTVLKKSNADSIHLVEAIKEKVSELELKYKGTLNFRLLDDESVWIKMRLNTLSGNLLIGLVLVLLILSLLLPPSIAILVAVGIPFSFLGTMIVFYQMGYSLNLLSMLGLIIVVGMLVDDAVVVTENSMRLLEEGYSPEEAAIKGAQQVVGAVFGSVMTTVLAFMPLVFMSGIFGKFVKFIPVGVIVALLISLLQAYFILPNHFARWAYRPQDKKRKNIFEKIYEKMDRHWSTKVAPVYAQIVTVCIRFRYRVLAGVAILFLISLFTASKLKFVLFPSEGIEIFFITAEAPLGTELKKTSELIKPVESKLRELPSNEVENFTAQIGLQMKDPGDPNTKYGSHFGMLVVYLTPTGSRQRSASDIVEDLRIETKDIKGIKLGFEKVTPGPPVGKAVSVGVSGLEYSEILRLAELIKTDLSRVKGVTDLELNYQPGNKEILINVIPSEAAAAGLTVAGVGMSVRAAYEGIVSTSIKKLDEEIDIRVSLPDKDANDPSMMSRLLVSNARGGLIPLGRVAQFKEGQGIAAYVHEKNQREVKVLGEVDSEVTDATKVAEIVKSKISDYKKMFPGLGVSIGGENADTEESMKSLFRTFGLAIIGIFIILVLTFQRLSQPLLVGLTIPIGVMSVIYAFFIHNKPLSFMGLLGIVALAGVIVNNAIVLMDFVNILRAEGKEKLESIILASKMRLRPIFLTTVTTVAGVLPTAYGIGGTDDFVKPIALALGWGLLLGSVLVLVSFPSMIAVLDDVHELGSRFRSWRHRGQ, translated from the coding sequence ATGGTTAGCACAATCTTCCCTGGAGCTTCTCCAGATGAAGTCGAAAGACTCATTACAAATCCGCTTGAAATGGAATTAAAAGAAGTAGAGGGGATTAAGAAAATCAATTCGGTGTCAATGGCGAGTACGAGTAACATTATTTTACAGCTCGATCCCGACCAAACAACAGATATGGAAGCAAAGGCCGATATTCAAGACGTGATCGATCGTTTTAAAGATTTGCCCTCTCAGTCTGAGCGTCCTGTTGTGAGTTCTCTTGACGGGGGATCCTATCCGATTATTCAAGTATCCCTTACGGGGCCTCTTACGCCCATCGATTTGAGAAAGTATGCCCGAGAAATCGAGCGGGATTTGGAGAGTTTACCGGACGTGGCAAAAGTGACGCCTACTGGGATGCAGGATCTCGAGATTCACGTCGAGACGGATTTGCGAAAATTGTCTGAATACCGAATCTCCTTTGAGGAAGTAATTGGGGCGTTAAAGAGTCAAAACGTCTCAGTCCCGGCTGGCAGTATCGTGAACTCCATGGGAGAGGAAATTCTGATTCGGACGGTCGGTGACTACGATACAGTAGAGAGTGTTGAAAGAACTGTGGTTAGGGCAAATGATTTGGCTCATCCCATTCGGATTAAGGATCTCGCTCAGGTTGGTTTTAAATTGAAGACCAACGATAGATTTTTTCGAACAAATGGCAAAGATGCGATCAATTTGACAGTTCTGAAAAAATCAAACGCAGACAGCATCCACCTCGTAGAAGCCATAAAAGAAAAGGTGAGTGAACTTGAGTTGAAGTATAAAGGAACATTGAACTTCAGGCTGCTGGATGATGAATCTGTCTGGATTAAAATGCGCCTCAATACTCTTTCGGGGAATCTCTTGATTGGGTTGGTTTTGGTTTTGCTTATTCTCTCTCTTTTACTTCCACCCTCCATTGCAATCTTAGTTGCCGTTGGAATACCCTTTTCATTTCTTGGTACGATGATTGTATTTTATCAAATGGGCTACAGTCTAAATCTTCTATCAATGCTTGGTTTAATTATTGTCGTTGGCATGTTGGTTGATGACGCCGTTGTCGTCACTGAAAACTCAATGAGACTTCTGGAAGAAGGATATTCACCGGAAGAAGCGGCGATCAAAGGCGCCCAACAAGTGGTTGGCGCCGTGTTTGGCTCTGTGATGACAACGGTCCTTGCCTTTATGCCACTTGTGTTTATGTCAGGAATTTTTGGAAAATTTGTCAAATTCATACCAGTTGGAGTGATTGTCGCGCTTTTAATTAGTCTCCTTCAGGCCTATTTCATTCTGCCAAACCACTTTGCCCGATGGGCCTATCGACCACAAGATAAAAAGCGCAAAAATATTTTCGAGAAAATATATGAAAAAATGGATCGTCACTGGAGCACAAAGGTGGCGCCTGTCTACGCTCAAATAGTCACCGTATGTATTCGATTTAGGTATCGAGTTTTGGCTGGTGTAGCAATCTTGTTTTTGATCAGCCTATTTACCGCCTCGAAGTTAAAATTTGTGCTTTTTCCGTCTGAGGGCATTGAGATTTTTTTCATAACAGCAGAGGCTCCTCTTGGAACTGAATTAAAAAAGACATCTGAACTGATAAAGCCAGTCGAAAGCAAATTGAGAGAGTTACCTTCTAATGAGGTTGAGAATTTTACAGCTCAAATCGGTTTGCAAATGAAGGATCCAGGTGATCCGAACACAAAATATGGATCACATTTTGGGATGCTTGTAGTTTATTTGACTCCAACTGGCTCACGACAGAGATCAGCCAGTGATATCGTTGAAGATCTCAGAATAGAAACGAAAGATATAAAAGGAATTAAGCTAGGTTTTGAAAAGGTGACGCCGGGACCGCCCGTAGGTAAGGCAGTGAGTGTTGGTGTGAGTGGATTGGAGTATTCTGAAATCCTTAGACTCGCAGAACTTATAAAGACCGATCTCTCAAGAGTGAAGGGGGTCACAGATCTTGAGCTTAATTATCAACCTGGAAACAAGGAAATTCTGATCAATGTCATACCGTCGGAGGCGGCAGCGGCTGGTTTGACGGTCGCGGGTGTAGGTATGTCAGTTAGGGCCGCTTACGAAGGAATTGTCTCGACTTCCATCAAGAAACTCGATGAAGAAATAGACATCAGAGTTTCGTTGCCGGACAAGGATGCCAATGATCCCTCGATGATGTCTAGACTGTTGGTTTCAAATGCGAGAGGAGGTTTAATCCCTTTAGGGCGAGTGGCTCAATTCAAGGAAGGGCAAGGCATAGCGGCATACGTGCATGAAAAAAATCAGCGAGAAGTCAAAGTGCTAGGGGAAGTCGACTCCGAGGTGACCGATGCCACGAAGGTGGCTGAAATAGTAAAGAGCAAAATTTCTGATTATAAGAAAATGTTTCCTGGCCTTGGTGTTTCTATCGGCGGCGAGAACGCGGACACTGAAGAGAGCATGAAATCTCTCTTCAGAACCTTTGGATTGGCAATTATTGGAATATTCATTATATTGGTTCTGACATTTCAAAGACTGAGTCAGCCTCTATTGGTTGGACTGACAATTCCTATCGGAGTGATGTCTGTGATCTATGCTTTCTTTATTCACAACAAGCCACTCTCATTCATGGGTCTTTTAGGAATTGTGGCTCTTGCGGGAGTTATTGTAAATAATGCGATCGTGTTAATGGATTTCGTCAATATCTTGAGAGCTGAAGGGAAGGAGAAATTAGAGAGCATCATTTTGGCCTCAAAAATGCGATTGCGACCTATATTTTTGACAACTGTGACGACGGTGGCTGGAGTGTTACCTACGGCCTACGGAATTGGTGGCACCGATGATTTTGTGAAACCGATCGCATTGGCCCTAGGCTGGGGGCTCTTGTTGGGATCTGTTTTGGTCTTGGTGAGCTTTCCATCTATGATTGCGGTCCTGGATGATGTCCACGAGCTCGGATCTCGATTTAGGAGTTGGCGCCACAGGGGTCAATAG